Proteins from a single region of Primulina tabacum isolate GXHZ01 chromosome 5, ASM2559414v2, whole genome shotgun sequence:
- the LOC142546299 gene encoding uncharacterized protein LOC142546299 isoform X3, with product MFKLQKPNSKPSKPRERVDFKFSNCQLLQVPKGWDMLLVSLISLETGKTFARLGKALVRNGNCQWTEVHSESIRVSQNDSSKESEESLIKLVVSMGSSRSSILGEVNINLARYTSSKIAAAVSQPLNKCGYGTILQLKIQCLSPRSKIRNENSKHSTSEDKEQNVENLELCSNSTGSNHSSDGINEIPTNESAATIPRLLKLESKVISQSAGGPFCSFDSIEEVTRKDDSLSSRNGSKGEEYNTRGRRDGRIDDGSVLPDNLSFEDSASNHSSQNSHIYPRDDSQNQTVVAKSSSNIISSTKSLLEAAENTIEELRAEAKMWERNARKLVIDLDVSRKELSDQSKKQAELVIERSFAYSEHDGLKREIECLKLELQDLRAKCTQEDFSIQSESLIHVPNILENEIKYQQNLNANLGEQLKWSQESNVQLVSVLQELEETIEQQKVEIENLSSLKPYLADLESSIAQESEKKLQAGVFLLDKALKDRTEELVNAQNSNSQILFQVEKDYKSQISLKEEEIARLETNLSRHVDNEIKLDLIQEIESLREKVQELENDCTELTDENLELLLKLKESNKKGIRKCPSFGSVSSEHPTVCPSDDSDVSDPKSQIYNSSEEVPNAGFECSEHFTEILKQLEIAFHLLMKPLCSVSSMASEESLNFFQDFKNSSTEKAISGGLLELNKLLELRTTECEDVIRGHELEIKEWIGALEEEVQRHEKSKTKLEKTCADLLKELDQKRLQLDCVESNLLSKDEENKSLLQYQRELEVEIDELQRKTNHLEQNMEVVLRENDMKSEYFKNLENDITILRNSADSYISAKTILERKSEELQRERDELESIFNSLQEDNFQCQECICRLETEVQHLKEEKELFRQETDKSKSVAMNLQEEIEKLKSEIDSQMLNLEQESEQMQKQWLKAQTECEDLKEDNRSLRASASSFAQERIELQNSDSELRRENQKLKEHCSAMVAQLTNSKKSLSDCTKKVEYLEDHLYSVLEDFDTRENCLKSEVDTLVEEIKDHKNKLALQETWHQDILEKTLNFENLRNEVEHLSKEISDVNEEKEIISSEAAGEVSRLLAEKEELQRSFQESESKFKVLSGQLAASQQSHGIMLADHERASKSLANQRRSEDKLKTDINDLELKLTISDYERLQLTKEVSILKVQLQNLSSLRDESLVLKGELQESLIEKGNLELAFRKVTGYYEEMKAENALLSEKITSFQTVFSECEENKRKTSALQEKITQKDSELTAKEVLLTQNSNLKDELAEIKRANSQFQQKILTLEEEKDECFKKACTLEEELELMERRYHFHQEDIDFYDESPLAIGMDPATKMQLLESKVAEALDENNQNRVQKNSRFISTSQKNFTVSSKKPAGDGGTGTQQKYERTKSSLETELRDLRERYLTMSLKYAEVEAQRENLVMKLKVTNSANRWFS from the exons ATGTTCAAATTACAGAAGCCGAACAGTAAACCATCCAAACCAAGAGAAAGGGTCGATTTCAAGTTCTCCAATTGTCAACTCCTTCAG GTGCCAAAGGGATGGGACATGCTTTTAGTTTCTCTAATCTCGCTTGAGACTGGGAAAACATTTGCCAGATTGGGAAAAGCACTTGTAAGAAATGGAAATTGCCAATGGACTGAGGTTCACTCCGAATCTATTCGGGTGTCGCAGAATGATTCTTCCAAAGAGTCTGAAGAATCCCTCATCAAGCTTGTTGTGTCCATG GGTTCGAGTAGATCTAGCATCCTTGGCGAAGTGAACATCAACTTGGCACGTTATACCAGTTCAAAAATCGCTGCTGCAGTTTCACAACCTTTAAACAAATGCGGTTATGGGACAATTTTACAG CTGAAGATTCAATGCCTTTCCCCAAGATCAAAGATCAG GAACGAGAACTCGAAACACTCAACTTCTGAAGACAAAGAACAGAATGTGGAGAATCTTGAACTCTGTAGTAACTCAACCGGATCGAATCATTCAAGTGATGGTATTAACGAAATTCCAACAAATGAATCAGCTGCAACCATCCCCCGTCTATTAAAATTAGAGAGCAAG GTCATAAGTCAATCAGCAGGTGGCCCGTTTTGCAGCTTTGACTCAATAGAGGAAGTGACAAGAAAGGATGATTCATTGTCCTCAAgaaatgggtcaaagggtgaagAGTATAATACTCGTGGAAGGCGAGATGGCAGGATTGATGACGGTAGCGTTCTACCCGATAATCTTTCTTTTGAAGATTCTGCATCAAACCATTCATCTCAGAATTCCCATATTTATCCAAGAGACGACTCGCAAAATCAAACAGTGGTTGCTAAGTCTTCATCAAACATTATTAGTTCTACAAAAAGTCTATTGGAAGCTGCAGAAAATACCATTGAAGAACTTCGTGCAGAAGCCAAGATGTGGGAAAGAAATGCTAGGAAGCTTGTAATAGATTTGGATGTGTCCAGAAAGGAATTATCGGATCAATCAAAGAAACAAGCTGAGTTGGTTATCGAGCGCTCATTTGCTTATTCAGAACACGATGGATTGAAGAGAGAAATCGAATGTTTGAAACTAGAGTTGCAAGATTTAAGAGCAAAGTGTACCCAAGAAGATTTCAGCATTCAATCAGAAAGCTTGATTCATGTACCAAACATACTGGaaaatgagataaaatatcagcAAAATTTAAATGCTAATTTAGGAGAACAACTGAAGTGGAGTCAAGAATCAAATGTTCAGCTTGTTTCTGTTCTTCAAGAGCTCGAAGAGACCATTGAACAGCAGAAAGTTGAAATAGAAAATCTTTCATCTCTCAAACCGTATCTTGCAGATTTAGAAAGTTCAATAGCTCAAGAATCAGAGAAGAAATTGCAAGCTGGTGTATTTTTACTTGACAAAGCCCTGAAAGATAGAACCGAAGAGCTGGTTAATGCTCAGAATTCAAATAGCCAGATTCTGTTTCAAGTCGAGAAGGATTACAAATCCCAAATATCTTTGAAGGAAGAAGAAATAGCAAGATTAGAAACGAATCTATCACGTCATGTAGACAATGAAATTAAATTGGATCTGATACAAGAAATTGAGTCATTAAGAGAAAAAGTTCAAGAGCTAGAGAATGACTGCACTGAGCTCACTGACGAAAATCTTGAACTCTTATTGAAGCTCAAGGAGTCGAATAAAAAAGGCATACGAAAATGTCCATCTTTTGGTTCGGTTTCAAGTGAGCATCCAACCGTTTGTCCTAGTGATGATTCTGATGTAAGTGATCCCAAGTCTCAAATTTATAACTCTTCTGAGGAGGTCCCAAATGCTGGGTTTGAATGTTCTGAACACTTCACCGAAATTCTGAAACAGCTTGAAATAGCTTTTCATCTTTTAATGAAGCCTTTGTGCTCTGTGTCCTCAATGGCAAGTGAGGAGAGCTTAAATTtcttccaagattttaagaattcAAGCACAGAAAAGGCAATATCAGGTGGTTTGCTTGAGCTGAACAAGCTATTGGAATTAAGGACAACCGAGTGTGAAGATGTTATTCGGGGTCATGAACTCGAGATCAAAGAGTGGATTGGGGCTTTGGAAGAAGAAGTTCAAAGGCATGAAAAATCGAAGACAAAGCTTGAAAAGACATGTGCTGATTTATTGAAGGAATTGGATCAGAAAAGATTGCAACTTGATTGCGTAGAGTCTAATTTGCTGTCAAAGGACGAAGAGAACAAGTCCCTTTTACAGTATCAGAGGGAATTAGAGGTTGAAATTGATGAATTGCAGCGGAAAACCAACCATCTTGAGCAGAACATGGAAGTTGTATTAAGGGAGAATGACATGAAATCTGAGTATTTTAAGAATCTGGAAAATGATATCACGATCCTTCGTAACAGTGCTGATTCCTACATTTCTGCTAAAACCATTCTTGAAAGAAAATCGGAGGAGCTTCAAAGGGAAAGGGACGAATTAGAAAGCATTTTTAATTCATTGCAAGAAGATAATTTTCAGTGCCAAGAATGCATATGCCGTCTTGAAACTGAAGTGCAGCACCTCAAAGAAGAGAAGGAATTATTTCGACAAGAAACTGACAAGTCCAAATCTGTTGCTATGAATCTTCAAGAGGAGATCGAGAAACTGAAATCTGAAATCGACAGTCAAATGTTGAATCTTGAGCAAGAATCAGAACAAATGCAGAAACAGTGGTTAAAAGCTCAAACAGAGTGTGAAGATCTTAAAGAAGATAATCGTTCTTTACGGGCATCTGCTTCAAGTTTTGCACAAGAACGAATAGAGCTTCAAAATTCAGATTCAGAACTGAGAAGGGAAAATCAGAAACTTAAGGAGCATTGTTCGGCCATGGTGGCTCAATTAACAAATTCAAAGAAAAGTTTGTCTGATTGCACTAAAAAAGTCGAATATCTAGAAGATCATCTGTATTCCGTACTCGAAGATTTCGACACGAGAGAGAACTGTTTGAAATCTGAGGTAGATACACTTGTGGAAGAAATTAAGGATCATAAGAACAAACTTGCTCTGCAGGAGACTTGGCATCAagatattttggaaaaaacatTGAATTTTGAGAACCTTCGGAATGAGGTAGAACATCTTAGTAAAGAAATTTCCGATGTTAACGAAGAAAAGGAAATAATATCTTCTGAAGCTGCTGGCGAAGTTTCCCGGTTACTAGCTGAAAAGGAAGAGTTGCAACGTTCCTTTCAAGAATCTGAGTCCAAATTTAAGGTCTTGAGTGGTCAATTAGCTGCTTCTCAACAAAGCCATGGCATAATGTTGGCCGACCATGAACGCGCGTCGAAATCGTTGGCAAATCAGAGGAGAAGTGAAGATAAACTCAAGACAGATATTAATGACCTTGAATTGAAGCTTACCATCTCTGATTATGAACGCCTGCAACTTACTAAAGAAGTGAGTATTTTGAAGGTTCAGTTACAGAACCTTTCAAGTCTTCGGGATGAAAGCTTGGTCTTAAAAGGTGAGCTCCAAGAATCCTTGATTGAGAAGGGAAATCTAGAGCTTGCATTCCGGAAGGTAACTGGATATTATGAAGAAATGAAGGCCGAGAATGCTTTGCTTTCAGAAAAAATCACTAGCTTTCAGACTGTCTTCTCTGAATGTGaggaaaacaaaagaaaaacttcAGCCCTCCAAGAAAAGATTACGCAAAAGGATAGTGAGTTGACCGCGAAAGAAGTCCTCCTTACCCAGAATTCTAACCTTAAAGATGAGCTAGCTGAAATAAAGAGAGCGAATTCGCAGTTCCAGCAGAAGATATTAACACTCGAGGAGGAGAAGGACGAATGCTTCAAGAAGGCTTGCACTCTTGAAGAAGAACTTGAATTGATGGAGAGGAGATATCATTTTCATCAAGAG GACATCGATTTTTATGACGAAAGTCCTCTTGCCATCGGTATGGATCCTGCAACAAAAATGCAGTTGCTTGAGAGTAAAGTTGCGGAGGCTTTGGACGAAAATAACCAGAACAGAGTTCAGAAAAACAG CAGGTTTATATCCACTAGCCAGAAGAACTTTACAGTTTCTTCCAAGAAACCAGCTGGTGATGGTGGAACTGGGACACAACAAAAGTACGAAAGAACAAAATCATCCCTTGAAACCGAGCTGAGAGACCTTCGTGAACGTTACCTAACAATGAGTCTCAAGTATGCGGAAGTGGAAGCACAGCGTGAGAATCTTGTCATGAAGCTCAAAGTAACCAACAGCGCAAATAGGTGGTTTTCATGA
- the LOC142546299 gene encoding uncharacterized protein LOC142546299 isoform X2, giving the protein MFKLQKPNSKPSKPRERVDFKFSNCQLLQVPKGWDMLLVSLISLETGKTFARLGKALVRNGNCQWTEVHSESIRVSQNDSSKESEESLIKLVVSMGSSRSSILGEVNINLARYTSSKIAAAVSQPLNKCGYGTILQLKIQCLSPRSKIRNENSKHSTSEDKEQNVENLELCSNSTGSNHSSDGINEIPTNESAATIPRLLKLESKVISQSAGGPFCSFDSIEEVTRKDDSLSSRNGSKGEEYNTRGRRDGRIDDGSVLPDNLSFEDSASNHSSQNSHIYPRDDSQNQTVVAKSSSNIISSTKSLLEAAENTIEELRAEAKMWERNARKLVIDLDVSRKELSDQSKKQAELVIERSFAYSEHDGLKREIECLKLELQDLRAKCTQEDFSIQSESLIHVPNILENEIKYQQNLNANLGEQLKWSQESNVQLVSVLQELEETIEQQKVEIENLSSLKPYLADLESSIAQESEKKLQAGVFLLDKALKDRTEELVNAQNSNSQILFQVEKDYKSQISLKEEEIARLETNLSRHVDNEIKLDLIQEIESLREKVQELENDCTELTDENLELLLKLKESNKKGIRKCPSFGSVSSEHPTVCPSDDSDVSDPKSQIYNSSEEVPNAGFECSEHFTEILKQLEIAFHLLMKPLCSVSSMASEESLNFFQDFKNSSTEKAISGGLLELNKLLELRTTECEDVIRGHELEIKEWIGALEEEVQRHEKSKTKLEKTCADLLKELDQKRLQLDCVESNLLSKDEENKSLLQYQRELEVEIDELQRKTNHLEQNMEVVLRENDMKSEYFKNLENDITILRNSADSYISAKTILERKSEELQRERDELESIFNSLQEDNFQCQECICRLETEVQHLKEEKELFRQETDKSKSVAMNLQEEIEKLKSEIDSQMLNLEQESEQMQKQWLKAQTECEDLKEDNRSLRASASSFAQERIELQNSDSELRRENQKLKEHCSAMVAQLTNSKKSLSDCTKKVEYLEDHLYSVLEDFDTRENCLKSEVDTLVEEIKDHKNKLALQETWHQDILEKTLNFENLRNEVEHLSKEISDVNEEKEIISSEAAGEVSRLLAEKEELQRSFQESESKFKVLSGQLAASQQSHGIMLADHERASKSLANQRRSEDKLKTDINDLELKLTISDYERLQLTKEVSILKVQLQNLSSLRDESLVLKGELQESLIEKGNLELAFRKVTGYYEEMKAENALLSEKITSFQTVFSECEENKRKTSALQEKITQKDSELTAKEVLLTQNSNLKDELAEIKRANSQFQQKILTLEEEKDECFKKACTLEEELELMERRYHFHQENPKDIDFYDESPLAIGMDPATKMQLLESKVAEALDENNQNRVQKNRFISTSQKNFTVSSKKPAGDGGTGTQQKYERTKSSLETELRDLRERYLTMSLKYAEVEAQRENLVMKLKVTNSANRWFS; this is encoded by the exons ATGTTCAAATTACAGAAGCCGAACAGTAAACCATCCAAACCAAGAGAAAGGGTCGATTTCAAGTTCTCCAATTGTCAACTCCTTCAG GTGCCAAAGGGATGGGACATGCTTTTAGTTTCTCTAATCTCGCTTGAGACTGGGAAAACATTTGCCAGATTGGGAAAAGCACTTGTAAGAAATGGAAATTGCCAATGGACTGAGGTTCACTCCGAATCTATTCGGGTGTCGCAGAATGATTCTTCCAAAGAGTCTGAAGAATCCCTCATCAAGCTTGTTGTGTCCATG GGTTCGAGTAGATCTAGCATCCTTGGCGAAGTGAACATCAACTTGGCACGTTATACCAGTTCAAAAATCGCTGCTGCAGTTTCACAACCTTTAAACAAATGCGGTTATGGGACAATTTTACAG CTGAAGATTCAATGCCTTTCCCCAAGATCAAAGATCAG GAACGAGAACTCGAAACACTCAACTTCTGAAGACAAAGAACAGAATGTGGAGAATCTTGAACTCTGTAGTAACTCAACCGGATCGAATCATTCAAGTGATGGTATTAACGAAATTCCAACAAATGAATCAGCTGCAACCATCCCCCGTCTATTAAAATTAGAGAGCAAG GTCATAAGTCAATCAGCAGGTGGCCCGTTTTGCAGCTTTGACTCAATAGAGGAAGTGACAAGAAAGGATGATTCATTGTCCTCAAgaaatgggtcaaagggtgaagAGTATAATACTCGTGGAAGGCGAGATGGCAGGATTGATGACGGTAGCGTTCTACCCGATAATCTTTCTTTTGAAGATTCTGCATCAAACCATTCATCTCAGAATTCCCATATTTATCCAAGAGACGACTCGCAAAATCAAACAGTGGTTGCTAAGTCTTCATCAAACATTATTAGTTCTACAAAAAGTCTATTGGAAGCTGCAGAAAATACCATTGAAGAACTTCGTGCAGAAGCCAAGATGTGGGAAAGAAATGCTAGGAAGCTTGTAATAGATTTGGATGTGTCCAGAAAGGAATTATCGGATCAATCAAAGAAACAAGCTGAGTTGGTTATCGAGCGCTCATTTGCTTATTCAGAACACGATGGATTGAAGAGAGAAATCGAATGTTTGAAACTAGAGTTGCAAGATTTAAGAGCAAAGTGTACCCAAGAAGATTTCAGCATTCAATCAGAAAGCTTGATTCATGTACCAAACATACTGGaaaatgagataaaatatcagcAAAATTTAAATGCTAATTTAGGAGAACAACTGAAGTGGAGTCAAGAATCAAATGTTCAGCTTGTTTCTGTTCTTCAAGAGCTCGAAGAGACCATTGAACAGCAGAAAGTTGAAATAGAAAATCTTTCATCTCTCAAACCGTATCTTGCAGATTTAGAAAGTTCAATAGCTCAAGAATCAGAGAAGAAATTGCAAGCTGGTGTATTTTTACTTGACAAAGCCCTGAAAGATAGAACCGAAGAGCTGGTTAATGCTCAGAATTCAAATAGCCAGATTCTGTTTCAAGTCGAGAAGGATTACAAATCCCAAATATCTTTGAAGGAAGAAGAAATAGCAAGATTAGAAACGAATCTATCACGTCATGTAGACAATGAAATTAAATTGGATCTGATACAAGAAATTGAGTCATTAAGAGAAAAAGTTCAAGAGCTAGAGAATGACTGCACTGAGCTCACTGACGAAAATCTTGAACTCTTATTGAAGCTCAAGGAGTCGAATAAAAAAGGCATACGAAAATGTCCATCTTTTGGTTCGGTTTCAAGTGAGCATCCAACCGTTTGTCCTAGTGATGATTCTGATGTAAGTGATCCCAAGTCTCAAATTTATAACTCTTCTGAGGAGGTCCCAAATGCTGGGTTTGAATGTTCTGAACACTTCACCGAAATTCTGAAACAGCTTGAAATAGCTTTTCATCTTTTAATGAAGCCTTTGTGCTCTGTGTCCTCAATGGCAAGTGAGGAGAGCTTAAATTtcttccaagattttaagaattcAAGCACAGAAAAGGCAATATCAGGTGGTTTGCTTGAGCTGAACAAGCTATTGGAATTAAGGACAACCGAGTGTGAAGATGTTATTCGGGGTCATGAACTCGAGATCAAAGAGTGGATTGGGGCTTTGGAAGAAGAAGTTCAAAGGCATGAAAAATCGAAGACAAAGCTTGAAAAGACATGTGCTGATTTATTGAAGGAATTGGATCAGAAAAGATTGCAACTTGATTGCGTAGAGTCTAATTTGCTGTCAAAGGACGAAGAGAACAAGTCCCTTTTACAGTATCAGAGGGAATTAGAGGTTGAAATTGATGAATTGCAGCGGAAAACCAACCATCTTGAGCAGAACATGGAAGTTGTATTAAGGGAGAATGACATGAAATCTGAGTATTTTAAGAATCTGGAAAATGATATCACGATCCTTCGTAACAGTGCTGATTCCTACATTTCTGCTAAAACCATTCTTGAAAGAAAATCGGAGGAGCTTCAAAGGGAAAGGGACGAATTAGAAAGCATTTTTAATTCATTGCAAGAAGATAATTTTCAGTGCCAAGAATGCATATGCCGTCTTGAAACTGAAGTGCAGCACCTCAAAGAAGAGAAGGAATTATTTCGACAAGAAACTGACAAGTCCAAATCTGTTGCTATGAATCTTCAAGAGGAGATCGAGAAACTGAAATCTGAAATCGACAGTCAAATGTTGAATCTTGAGCAAGAATCAGAACAAATGCAGAAACAGTGGTTAAAAGCTCAAACAGAGTGTGAAGATCTTAAAGAAGATAATCGTTCTTTACGGGCATCTGCTTCAAGTTTTGCACAAGAACGAATAGAGCTTCAAAATTCAGATTCAGAACTGAGAAGGGAAAATCAGAAACTTAAGGAGCATTGTTCGGCCATGGTGGCTCAATTAACAAATTCAAAGAAAAGTTTGTCTGATTGCACTAAAAAAGTCGAATATCTAGAAGATCATCTGTATTCCGTACTCGAAGATTTCGACACGAGAGAGAACTGTTTGAAATCTGAGGTAGATACACTTGTGGAAGAAATTAAGGATCATAAGAACAAACTTGCTCTGCAGGAGACTTGGCATCAagatattttggaaaaaacatTGAATTTTGAGAACCTTCGGAATGAGGTAGAACATCTTAGTAAAGAAATTTCCGATGTTAACGAAGAAAAGGAAATAATATCTTCTGAAGCTGCTGGCGAAGTTTCCCGGTTACTAGCTGAAAAGGAAGAGTTGCAACGTTCCTTTCAAGAATCTGAGTCCAAATTTAAGGTCTTGAGTGGTCAATTAGCTGCTTCTCAACAAAGCCATGGCATAATGTTGGCCGACCATGAACGCGCGTCGAAATCGTTGGCAAATCAGAGGAGAAGTGAAGATAAACTCAAGACAGATATTAATGACCTTGAATTGAAGCTTACCATCTCTGATTATGAACGCCTGCAACTTACTAAAGAAGTGAGTATTTTGAAGGTTCAGTTACAGAACCTTTCAAGTCTTCGGGATGAAAGCTTGGTCTTAAAAGGTGAGCTCCAAGAATCCTTGATTGAGAAGGGAAATCTAGAGCTTGCATTCCGGAAGGTAACTGGATATTATGAAGAAATGAAGGCCGAGAATGCTTTGCTTTCAGAAAAAATCACTAGCTTTCAGACTGTCTTCTCTGAATGTGaggaaaacaaaagaaaaacttcAGCCCTCCAAGAAAAGATTACGCAAAAGGATAGTGAGTTGACCGCGAAAGAAGTCCTCCTTACCCAGAATTCTAACCTTAAAGATGAGCTAGCTGAAATAAAGAGAGCGAATTCGCAGTTCCAGCAGAAGATATTAACACTCGAGGAGGAGAAGGACGAATGCTTCAAGAAGGCTTGCACTCTTGAAGAAGAACTTGAATTGATGGAGAGGAGATATCATTTTCATCAAGAG AACCCTAAGGACATCGATTTTTATGACGAAAGTCCTCTTGCCATCGGTATGGATCCTGCAACAAAAATGCAGTTGCTTGAGAGTAAAGTTGCGGAGGCTTTGGACGAAAATAACCAGAACAGAGTTCAGAAAAACAG GTTTATATCCACTAGCCAGAAGAACTTTACAGTTTCTTCCAAGAAACCAGCTGGTGATGGTGGAACTGGGACACAACAAAAGTACGAAAGAACAAAATCATCCCTTGAAACCGAGCTGAGAGACCTTCGTGAACGTTACCTAACAATGAGTCTCAAGTATGCGGAAGTGGAAGCACAGCGTGAGAATCTTGTCATGAAGCTCAAAGTAACCAACAGCGCAAATAGGTGGTTTTCATGA